Part of the Granulicella cerasi genome is shown below.
TGAATCGCTGCATAGGCCACATCTGCGCAATCAAATGCTGTGCAGTCGATAGGAGAATCGCCAAGTTTTACATAAAGCAAACTGAGGAGTGCCAGAGCATCTTTGCGGCGAGTTTCGGTGGAGAGTGACATTTAAGGAATTATCTTCCCAAATCGCCGCAATCAAAGGCCAATACCGGATTGGAGCGAAATGCACTCGTTGAAGCCGATTGGGAGCGCGAAGTCCGCGTATGTCCAGCTTCCAGGCATAGAATCTCTGTATGCTGACGCTGTCCAAGCCGTTGTCAGCGGGTCAGGTACGTATGTACCATGAGCGGGAGTTTGCGTCAGAGCGGCAGAACTATTGGAGCCGCGACCAGCAAGGCTACAGCGAGTGGCAGGGTCAGCTTGCGAAAGAGTGGGGCTTGTCCGGTTCAGTGGGCGACGAACACTTTGCGCGGCTGACCGAAGGCCAGCATCCCTTCACGCAAGCGCAGATGGTGAAGCACCAGGTCGCACGCACCTATGAAGGCAAGGGCGGTAAAGAAGTCACGAGCATGGAGCACCGTGCGGGATGGGATGCGACGTTCTCTGCGCCGAAGTCGGTTTCGCTGACGGCCTTGGTAGGTGGTGACGAGCGCGTGCGACTGGCGCACCGCGAGAGTGTGCGTGTGGCTTTGGGCGAACTGGAACATTACACACAGGCCCGCATCGGTAATGTCCACGCTCCCGAGACAACAGGCAAATTCGCCGTAGCGACGTTCGAGCATGATACTGCGCGTCCCGTCGAAGGTTATGCCGCACCCCAGTTGCATACGCACTCGGTAATCTTCAACGTGACCGAACGCGACAATGGACGGACTCGTTCTCTGCAACCGCGCGAGCTGTATGCTTCGCAGCATTTCGCTACGGCCATTTACCGTGCGGAGTTGGCAACACGCTTGCAGGAGTTGGGCTACGAGATCGAGCGCGGCAAGTACGGCCAGCCGGAGATCAAAGGCTACTCGCGCGAGTACCTGGAAGCCTCCAGCCTTCGCCGGGAGCAGATCAAAGACCTTCTTCGAGAGCAGGGATTGGATGGAGCCGGAGCCGCCCAGATCGCGGCCCGCTCCACCCGCGACAAGAAAGAATTGCTGCCGCCGGAGGAAGTCCAGCGGCAGCACTGCGAATTGGCGGCGACGTTCGGGCATCAGGCGGACCATGTTGTAGCAGCGGCTCGAGAGCGTAGCCAGCAACATCAGCAGGAACGAAAACCAGAAGTGGCTGCACGGCAGGCCGTCACCTATGCGCGCGATCATCTCTTTGAGAAGTCTGCCGTACACGACCGCCGTGCTCTATACGACATCGCTTTGCAGCGCGGCATGGGGGAAGTGACCTATGGGCAGGTGCGACAGGAGGTGAATCGACGCTTTGATTCGGGTGAGTTCCAGCAGGCTCCGTCCTCTGTGCGTGGCCCACAGATCACCACCGCCGAGATGGTCAGCACGGAACGCGAGATCGTCGGTATCCTCGAAAGTGGCAATCAGCGCGGCTATCACCATCCCATGTTGCTCGAAGGTCGGGAGCGCTTTGATACTGTGGAGCGGCACGCTGAGCTGAACGCCTCGCAACGGCAAGCGGTGCAGCAGCTCTTCGCTTCGCGGGAGAAGATTGTCGGAATGGATGGTGTGGCCGGAGCTGGTAAGACAACGACATTGGCTGTAGTTCGCGAAGGCGCAGAGCGAGAGGGTTACACAGTACAAGGCTTTGCTCCTACATCCCGCGCGGCGCAGAAGCTGGGCGAAGCCGGGATCGAAACCTCCACGCTCCAGATGCACCTTGCGCGTGGCCAGAAGCCGGATACCGGCGAGAGACGCCTGTACGTTTTGGATGAATCCTCCCTTGCTTCCACCAAACAGATGCATGAGTTCCTGACTCGCCTGCACCCGAATGACCGCGTGTTGCTGGTGGGCGACAAGCGACAGCACGAGGCTGTCGAAGCAGGTAGACCGTTTGCGCAGTTGCAGCAGGCAGGCATGAAGACGGTTTCGCTCAACCAGATCGTGCGCCAGAGAGACCCAGAGTTGAAGAAGGTGGTCGAACAGCTTGCCCAGGGTGATGTCGGCGGAGCGATTCAGAGATTAGAGCAACAGGGTCGCGTCCATGAGTTCAAAGGCCGGGAAGAGCGGATCGAAGCCATTGCGAAGGAGTACGCCAAGAGCCCTGAAAACACCTTGGTGGTTTCTCCGGACAATCGCTCGCGCATGGAGATCAATCAGGTCATTCATGCAGAGTTGCAGGTACGCGGTGTTGTGAGCCACGACGAGCACACCGTCCGAACGCTTGTGCCACGACAGGAGCTGACCGGTGCGGCCCGCACCTGGGCGGAGAACTATGAAGTCGGTGATGTCGTCCGCTACAGCCGTACGTCGAAAGAAACCGGCATCGGCAAAGGCGAGTATGCTCGCGTGACCGACGTGGACGCGCGTAGTAACCGTGTGACTGTGGAGACTAAGGACGGAATTGAGCGAAGCTATGATCCGCGCCGTCAATCGGGCGTCTCTGTCTATCGGGAAGAAGAGCGTGCATTTTCCGTGGGAGACCGCGTACAGTTCACGGCTCCCGCGAATGAATTGAAGATCGCCAACCGTGAGCTGGCTGTAGTCGAGCACATCGAGGATGGCCGGATGAGTCTGCGCATGGACGATGGGCGGAATGTCCAGATTGATGCCCCGAAGCACCCGCATCTCGATCATGGCTACGCAGTGACGAGCCATTCCAGCCAAGGGCAGACGGCAGACCGTGTGCTGGTGCATGTCGATACCGAGCTTGCCGCCAAAGACCTGCTCAATAACCGCATGGCCTATGTAGCTGTCTCGCGCGGAGCAGAAGATGCGCAGCTTTTCACGAATGACCGTAGCAAGCTGTGGCAAGCACTCGGGCGCGATGTCTCGCAGCAGAGTGCCCATGAGCCAAAGGTCGCACTGTCCAGCGAACTTCACCAAGGAATTGAGCAAAAGCAGGAACCACACCACGGCTTTGGACTTGGTCTCTAGCCTTGTCCTGTCTCAAAAGGGCCCTCATGTTGTTATGGCCGGTCAAACGGCAGAATGCCAGGGATGTATGAAATAGGCCGCAAGTAACTCGCGGCCTATTCAAGTGGGGCACCGGCGGGAACGTTTGGACTAGCTGTCTAAGTCCATCGATACGTCGGATACAGCGGACTCAGATGCAGCAGACGTTCCAATGATCTCCTGGATTTCTTGTTCTTCGCGCTTGCGGCGTTCGCGAATACGATTGGCTTCCTGAAGCGCATGGCGCTCTTCAGAAGCCATCTCTTCCAGCCGACGCTTTGCCCCGATCAGGACATCGTTGGGATCTTCATACCGGTCTTCGAACTTCTTGTCGAGCAACCAGAAGTGATGCTCGTCCTTTAACTCTCTGGCGAGTTGATGTTCGAGTAGTTCGCCATTGACACGAGACCGTAGATGTTCCGTCTTTGCAATAAAGGCGTCGATGTCCTGACGCTTGAAACGAAATTCCCGAAGTCGATCAAAATCTGCGATGAGCAGACCTAAATCTCGGTTCACGTTGGCAATCGCTTCATAGAGCGCAGGTTTGGGGTAGGGCTGTGCTTGCGTGCGGCGTGGTGTAACGTGTTCAGTAGCCATGCGTTGCCTCCTAAGGGCGACGAGTGGTTAGGGGCGTTTCGGTGTTAGTAGCACCGGGGCGTCCCGCTCTGGGTTATGAGGTCGACTTCGTACTCTTCCTCGCTTGCTTCTGATGACGTGTCGTTCTTCCGTCTTCGATGTTCGGGAGCAGCTTGCGTACCCGTTCGATCTCCCGCTCTGTCCAGAGGTGCATTGACATCCCTCCGAGTTGAGCCGACTTCGGACCGGGGATTTTGCCTGCGGTCACATAACGAGACAGCGTGCTTGCGTTGATTCCGAGCATCTTTGCTGCTTGCCGTGTGGAGAACATCTCCATATATGCGGCGAGTGTTGCAGATATAAAGCTGAGAGTCAAGAGTTATTGTGCAAGGCGACCTTGAAATCTTACAGGGGATCAGGGCTTCAGCTTCATCATCGTGATCCTGTGTGCTTTTCCGGAGGAGGTGTCCTCCGCGCTGCAACCGCTTCGCGTTTTCCGCTTCCACCTCTGCGGGCCGTTCCTTCCCGCAACGCCCTCCCTTCAAATCTTGTGCGCTGATGCGCACTGGATAAGGAAACCAAGCCTTCCCTAGGGGCGCTCTGCCCCCCGCGCTCTGCAAGGCCGTTCGCCCTGCGGGTTTTGGCTCCCCCGCAAGCGGTCCCCCCAAAAAACTTCGCTCGAAGACCTTTCCGTTTGCTACCCCCGCCTTCGCCAGGTGGCGTTCGGCATGTACATGCCGCGTTCAACGCGGACGTGCAAAAGCCAAAACGAAGGGAGCAAACACCATGAAGACCATCGCCACCATCGACAGCAAGAAGCCCAACACCAAACAGGAACTCATTGCCGCCAACATCAAGCTTTTGATTGAGCAGTTGGAAGCCGGGCATTCTGAAAACCTCACCAACTACCTGACCGCCATGAGCCGCTTCCATAACTACAGCTTCGGAAACGTGCTGGAGATTGCGCGGCAGATGCCGACCGCAACCCGCGTTGCCGGGTTCTGGACGTGGAAGAACTTAGGCCGCAATGTGAAGGCCGGACAGAAAGGCATTCGCATCCTTGCTCCCATCGTCGGCGTTCGCCGCAAGAAGGACGAGGAAGCACAGAAGGACATCACCAAGCAGAACGAGCGGGTGTTGCTTGGCTTCCGAAATGCCTATGTCTTCGATGTGTCGCAGACGGAAGGCGTAGACCTGCCCGAGATGCGCGAAATCTCCGGCGACCCCGGTGAGAACTTGGAGCGTCTGGCGGCGTTCGTAAAAGGCAAAGGCATTCAGCTTGCCTACAACCCGAGCATCGCGCCAGCCCTTGGTATGAGCTACGGCGGACGCATTGCTATACTGCCGGGGCAATCGAAAGCCGAAGAGTTTTCAACGCTGGTACACGAGACGGCGCACGAGCTCTTGCATAAGGCAGAACGCCGCACGGCAACCACGAAGACGGTACGTGAAACCGAGGCCGAGGCCGTCGCGTTTGTTGTCGCCAAAGCTGTTGGGCTGGTGACAGGTTCCGCATCCGCCGATTACATCCAGCTTTACCACGGCAACGCATCGTTGCTGGCCGAAAGCTTGGAGGTGATTCAGCAGACCGCAGCCGTCATCCTTGCCGCCTTAGAGCCGCCCTTAGCGGATGAAGATGACGAACCCGCCATCGACGCAGAACTTGCGGAGGTGGCCGCATGAAAACCATTCTGGAGCTTATCAGGAAGGCCGGGGGATGGCATCCCGGCCTGTACCTCAAGATCGACAACCCGCCGTATATGGAGCTTGTCATCGAGGCGATGGATGAGTCCGGCCCCTGCGGACTTCCGGCCATCTCCGTTGCTCACTATGGCAAACAGAACGGCGATGCCATGCGCGACCCGGAGATGTGCTTCGAGCTTGGCTTGGCGGGAGGCGCACACCTGAATCCGTTCTATTGGAGAAATGACCGCGTAGGCATCGAGCAATGGAGCCGTTTCATTCGGGACGGCAATTACTACTTCCACCCTCAACTGCACGAACAGCACGAGAGCTTCGCCAAGCTGTGGGACAGGAACCTTGCCGCGCAGAGTTTTGTGGAGGTTTTCACGGATAAGTGCATTCTCGGTTAGATCGCTCTTCCTTGGGGCGGCGAATTCTGCCGCCCTGCTTTTCAAGAGCGCGCGGGAAGAACCCTTGCAGGTTTCTCCCCGCCCCCTCATCCGCTGGACTCCGGCCTTCGCTCGCCGGCTTCGCGCCCGGACTCAAGTTCCTCCTCCGGGACCTGCCCCTTTACTATGCGGCGCACCGCAAGCGAAAACTGCCCGTTCAACGTCCGTGGCCAGTATCTTAAGAACTGTCATTCAGACGAAAAATGCACAAATCGTCTGCACAACTTCTACACAGCGAAAAATAGCCTTCTTAAACCACGCAAATTGAGCAATTTTTAGAATCTCAATCACCCGCTCAGGATGACAAATCCTCTTAGGGACGCATCCTAGAAATCTATGAGCGTTGCGTATAAGACCGTGCAATTAGTAGACGCCAAGCGCGTTGTGGAAGCGGCCGTGAAGAAGGCTGAGGAGTTGAAGCGGCCAGTGTCGATCGCGGTCGTGGGTGCGGATGGCTATCTGCTGGCGTTTGAGCGAATGGAGGGTGCGCCGCTCGCGTCCGTTGATCTTGCGATGAAGAAAGCTTGGACGGCGAAGGCCTTCAACCTCGCAACCAAAGATCTCGCTAAGCTTGCACAGCCGGGTGGAGAGTTCTATGGCGTGGAGAGCGATGCTCGCGTGGTGTTGATGATGGGTGGCGTTCCGCTGTTGCAGGACAATCTCGCGATCGGCGCGATGGGTGTGGCCGGGGCGAAGTCTACCGCACAGGACGTGGAGATTGCGGAAGCTGGGGCTACGGCGTTCTAGTCCTGCGTCACTGTGGTCAACGAGAACAAGAAAGGCCCGCCAGCGAATGCTGACGGGCCCTCTATCTCGGACTCGATTACTTCGTGAAAAGCGAATTGCCCGAGTTGCTGTTCTCGTTATGGTGGATGCGCTCCTGCGCCTTCTGCGCGGAGTCCATCGCCTCGTTATTGAGCGTCGCCTTGGCGTTGTCGTGCACGTCCTCGCCGGCTTCGTTGCTCTTACGCGCCGCAGGCTTCTGGCCTACGTGAATGTCGTTGGTCGCTTCGTTAAAGCTCATTGCAAATCACCTCGCACTTCGTAGGACGAGAGCGCGCCGTGCGGAGTTGTCCGCACCAGCGTTATGCTCAATGGTGTAGTGAGGAGTTTTGATTGAACGAACAAGCTTCCTGGCACGACGTCCATTTCACTTCCCTGGTCATCGACGGGCATGTCGATACGCCTCAACGATTTGTCGACGAAGGATGGAGTTTTTCTGATCCGCTCAACGGTGGCATGTTGAATCTTGCGGCCGCCGGGGAAGGCGGATTGGGCGCGCAGTTTTTCGCCATCTGGGCAGAGCCAACAGAGTGGCGCGGACGATTCGCGCACCGGACGTTAGAGCTCATCGACGGCCTTCTGCGGCAGATCGAAAAACACAGCGATACGATGGCGCTCGGCACCACAGCGCACGATATAGAGCTGGCTTATGAGCACGGCAAGTTCTGCGCACTGATGGGCATCGAGGGCGGCCATTCGATCGAGAACTCGCTGGCGTTGCTGCGCATTTACTACGACCTCGGCGTGCGCTACATGACGCTCACGTGGTCGAACACGAATGAGTGGGCAGACTCATCTGGCGATCTCGATGACGCTACCGTAAAGCATCACGGAGGCCTCACTGAGTTTGGCCGAGACGTCGTGCGCGAGATGAACAAGCTCGGCATGATGGTCGATGTGAGCCATGTGTCGGACGAGACGTTCTGGGACGTGTTGCGGACGACACGCTCGCCGATCATCGCGTCGCATTCGAGCGCGCGTGCGTTGACGAACTCGCTGCGCAACCTCACCGATGAACAGCTCGGCGCGATTGCTACAAACAACGGCATCGTGATGGTGAACTTCTATCCGAACTTCATTGACGACGCGTGGCGCGAGGCGTGGGCTGCGACTTCAGCCACGCGAGAGGCGCTCTATGCCGAGGCCGAGAAGCTGTATCGCGCGCAAGGCGCACCGGTTCCCTACGCGGCGCATCTTGAGGTGGATCGCAGATTCTTCCGCGAGGTGTTCTCGCAGCAGCAAGAGCGGCCCTCGGTGGAGATTCTGCTCGATCACTTCGATCATGTGATCAAGGTCGCGGGCATTGACCACGTTGGCATCGGCTCAGACTTCGATGGTTTCGCGCTGACGCCTGCAGGCATGGAAACAGCCGCGCAGTTGCCGGAGATTACGCGCGGCCTGATGGAGCGGGGCTACACCGTCGAACAGGTGCGCAAGGTGCTCGGCGAAAACCTGCTACGCGTGATGCGCGCCGTAGAAGCAGAAAGCGAGCGCGAAGGTTGAGCCACACCGCGCGAAAGAGTAGCCTTGTGGGTGGAATGATGATTCGTAGAGTAATTTTTCAGCTCTCTCTGGCTTCGGCCTTTGCGGTAGGTGGCGTAGCGGCAGCGCAGACGCAGCTACCCGATGCGCCCAGCGCAACGGTGCATGAGCTTCCACCCGCTGTGCCGAACGGACCGATGGTGGTCTTCGACACAACGATGGGTCGCCTGACTTGCCAGTTCTTCCAAAAGGAAACGCCGGTCACCGTCGAGAACTTCATCGGCCTGGCTACAGGGAGGAAGGACTGGACCGATCCCGTAACGGGGAAGAAGGTTTCGGGCAAGCCGTTCTACGACGGCGTGACGTTTCACCGCGTGATTCCAGGTTTCATGATCCAGGGCGGCGATCGCCTGGGTACTGGCGCCGGCGATGCGGGCTTCTTCATCGACAACGAAGTCGTGCCGTCGCTGCGTTTTGATCGCCCGGGACGTCTCGCCATGGCGAACGCCGGTCCCAACACGAATGGCACGCAGTTCTTCATCACCGAAGCGGCCCACCCCGAGCTCAACGGCTCGTACACGATCTTCGGGCAGTGCGATGACCACACGGTAATGCTGGCGGCAACGATCGCTCGCGTGGAGCGCAACGCGGAGGACAAGCCTACGACCCCGGTGATCATCAACAAGGTGTACATTGTGCCGGAGGGTCAGACTCCTCCGCCGGTGCAACCCGGCCCGCAGAACATCATCCCGGAGGGCGCGACGCCGCAGACTCATCCTCCGGCGCAGGCACACCCGTAACGCAGCGAGGCTGCATCCAAACCTCCGTATCACTTATGATTTCGTAGTCGAGATTTGTAGCAAAGAGAAAGAGAGAAACAATGGCAACTTACGCTGTATTCAAGACGTCGATGGGCACGATCAAGGCAAAGCTTTTCGAGACGGAAGCACCGGAGACCGTGGCGAACTTCATCGGCCTCGCAGAGGGCACGAAGGAGTGGAAGTCGCCTTCGAAGAAGGGCGACAAGCTCTATGACGGCACGATCTTCCACCGCGTGATCCCGCAGTTCATGATCCAGGGCGGCGACCCGGAAGGCTCGGGAATGGGCGGCCCCGGCTACAAGTTCGGCGATGAGACCAAGGGTTCGCCGCACGACTTCAAGAAGCCCGGCAAGCTGGCCATGGCGAACGCTGGTCCGAACACCAACGGCTCGCAGTTCTTCATCACCGTGACGGACACGAGCTGGCTGACCGGCCGCCACACCATCTTCGGCGAAGTCGTGGAAGGCTACGACATCGTCGAGGCGATCTCGGGCGTGCCGCGCAACCCGATGGACAAGCCGCTCAAGCCGGTTGTGCTGGAGTCGGTCACGATCGAGCGCGACTAGTTTTCGCTGAAACATGCAGAAGGCCCACTTCACGGAGTGGGCCTTTCTACGTGTTCAGCGCAGTACACGCGTCAGAACGGCGGCAGGATATCCGTGGGCGCTGGCGTTGCCGAGTGTGCGTGCAGCAGGACGCCTGTGGGGAACGCAACATAGCTGGTGTCTCCCCTGTTGAGCGCGTCGTAGAAGTAAAGCTGGTTCTTATACGGCGCGGTGGCAAAGTGCCGCAGCACCGTGGGTGAAGGCTTTGCGGGTGGCGGATCGGTGACACGTGGCGAGGTAACCCGCTACGCTGAGGCGGGAGTCGCCACGGTACAGCGTCTGTGCGACGTGGTGAAGCGCATAGAAGCTGATGGCGAACTGCGTACACAGCCACAGCTTCGACGCTATTTGCCAGGGAACAGCAAGGCGAAGATGGCGACACCGATCGTAGCGGCAGAGTTCGGCACCGGGTAGCGCTTAACCAGATGAACAGCGCTAGCGAATAGAGAAAGGCCGCCCTGTCGGCGGCCTTTCTCCTGCGTTGGATATCGCTTATGCAACGCCGATGACGGTGCAGAGTTCCTTCACCGCGTCGGCGGACTTGTTCAGAGCAGCCTGCTCTTCTTCGGTCAGCTTGATCTCGATGATCTTCTCGAGGCCAGCGGCGCCGAGCTTGCACGGCACGCCAACATACAGGCCGCTGATGCCGTACTCGCCCTGCAGGTACGCTGCGCACGGAAGGATCTTCTTCTTGTCCTTCAGGATCGCTTCCACCATCTCCACAGCCGAAGCCGAGGGAGCGTAATAAGCCGAGCCGGTCTTGAGGTGCTTCACGATCTCTGCGCCACCGTTGGCGGTGCGGGTCTCGAGCTCCTTCAAGCGATCAGCGGGAATCAGCTCGGTAATGGGAATGCCAGCCATCGTGGAGTAACGCGAGAGCGGCACCATGGTGTCGCCGTGGCCGCCGAGCACGAAGGCCGTGACGTTCTCCACCGAGACCTGCAGCTCCTCAGCGATGAAGGTGCGGAAGCGGGCGGAGTCGAGCACGCCAGCCATGCCGAGTACGCGCTCACGCGGCAGGCCGAGCTTCTTGAACGCAGTCTGCGCCATGGCGTCGAGCGGGTTCGAGACGATGATGAAGATCGCGTTGGGCGAAGCGGCGAGCGCCTTCTCCGCAACGTCGGACATGATCTTGAAGTTCGTGTTGAGCAGGTCGTCACGGCTCATGCCGGGCTTGCGCGCGATGCCGGCCGTGATGACGACGATGTCGGAGTTCGCTGTGTCGGCGTAGTCGTTCGTGCCGGTGATCGCGACGTCGCGCTTCTCTACGGGCATGGCCTGCAGCAGGTCGAGTGCCTTGCCCTGCGGTACGCCTTCGATGACGTCGATCAGCACGACGTCGGCCAGTTCCTTGGCGGCGATCCAGTGGGCGGCGGTGGCGCCTACGTTGCCAGCACCGATAACAGTAACTTTCTTACGGCTCATTCTCGAAAATCTCCCGAGTCTATTTCGTTGAGCAGCGGCGCAGAGCGACCGTCGACTCCCCGCCAATGATGATACGCCGCAGGAATGACGTTTGGCCGATATCAGCCGGGTCTGCGCGATTAGCGAAATGCTCGCCTTTGGGTGAAATTTCCTTTCCCGTTCGAGGTCTCCGGCGTAGGATGGCTCTACTCTGTAACTCTTTCTTTCTGGTGGCTCCTATGCGCTTCGTGGCACGCGTTCTCGCATCCCTGACCCTGCTTCTCCCTGCCTGTCCCGCGGCTTTCGCGGCGCCCAATCCTGCGGACTATCCGCTGCGGATCGTCGTGATGAAGGACCACGCCAGCAACCACTATTACGACGGCATGTACTTCTACTCACACGGACGTGGGAAGGCGAACCTCTTCGACGGTGCGCGCGTGAACGCGATGGAGTATCAGTTCCGCTGCGAGGGACATCCGACAAGCAATGAAGCCGATGAGTTCTACCCCGCGCGTTGGAAGAAGCCGGGTGTTGAGCTCGAAATGTTGATGGGAGAGATTGGCAGCTCACACGTCAGCAAGTGCACGTTGCAGGTGGCGATGAAACCGTACGTCTATCGTGTGCACGATGGCTCGATCGAGACGCTGACTCAGGAGCAGTGGGCAAACCGTCAGCAGCGCGCCGCTGAGGCGTCCGCAGCGATGACACCCGCCGATACAGACTACGCTCACTACACCGTGAAGGTGAGCCTGCTGCATCTGGAACTCGGCGAACGCTCTGCGTATCTCTATAGCGGCAGCGCGCAAGGCAATGTTTATGACGCGAACGGTGTGCCCCATGCAGCGGATATGTCCGTTCGCTGCCCAGTACGCGTGCACGAGAACCCTGATGGTCGCTTCTATCGTGGCAAGTGGTCGGTGCCTGATCAGGAGTTGACGATCCTGCTGCACAACTACGATGATCCTTCCAAGTTTGCGACGTGCACCCTGCGCGCGCATACGACAAACGAGGTCTACGTTCGCACTGCGGCGGGTATCCAAGCGGTATCGCTCGAGAAGTTCCACTCGCTGCCCCAGGCCGCGGCGAATGTGCCTGAGACGCCCGGAAACGAGTAAGTCGCCCACAACGGAAAGAGGCCCATCGATTCCGCGATGGGCCTCTTTGTGTTGGTGGGCTGCTAGCTCAGTGGGATCTTCACGATGACCGCCGAGGTATGCGGCAGCGGGATCGTGTAGTTGCTGCCAGAAGGAACGACCGTCGGCAACGACTGCGTGCCTTGAATCGAGCCA
Proteins encoded:
- the mdh gene encoding malate dehydrogenase, with translation MSRKKVTVIGAGNVGATAAHWIAAKELADVVLIDVIEGVPQGKALDLLQAMPVEKRDVAITGTNDYADTANSDIVVITAGIARKPGMSRDDLLNTNFKIMSDVAEKALAASPNAIFIIVSNPLDAMAQTAFKKLGLPRERVLGMAGVLDSARFRTFIAEELQVSVENVTAFVLGGHGDTMVPLSRYSTMAGIPITELIPADRLKELETRTANGGAEIVKHLKTGSAYYAPSASAVEMVEAILKDKKKILPCAAYLQGEYGISGLYVGVPCKLGAAGLEKIIEIKLTEEEQAALNKSADAVKELCTVIGVA
- a CDS encoding GlcG/HbpS family heme-binding protein, encoding MSVAYKTVQLVDAKRVVEAAVKKAEELKRPVSIAVVGADGYLLAFERMEGAPLASVDLAMKKAWTAKAFNLATKDLAKLAQPGGEFYGVESDARVVLMMGGVPLLQDNLAIGAMGVAGAKSTAQDVEIAEAGATAF
- the mobF gene encoding MobF family relaxase, with the protein product MLTLSKPLSAGQVRMYHEREFASERQNYWSRDQQGYSEWQGQLAKEWGLSGSVGDEHFARLTEGQHPFTQAQMVKHQVARTYEGKGGKEVTSMEHRAGWDATFSAPKSVSLTALVGGDERVRLAHRESVRVALGELEHYTQARIGNVHAPETTGKFAVATFEHDTARPVEGYAAPQLHTHSVIFNVTERDNGRTRSLQPRELYASQHFATAIYRAELATRLQELGYEIERGKYGQPEIKGYSREYLEASSLRREQIKDLLREQGLDGAGAAQIAARSTRDKKELLPPEEVQRQHCELAATFGHQADHVVAAARERSQQHQQERKPEVAARQAVTYARDHLFEKSAVHDRRALYDIALQRGMGEVTYGQVRQEVNRRFDSGEFQQAPSSVRGPQITTAEMVSTEREIVGILESGNQRGYHHPMLLEGRERFDTVERHAELNASQRQAVQQLFASREKIVGMDGVAGAGKTTTLAVVREGAEREGYTVQGFAPTSRAAQKLGEAGIETSTLQMHLARGQKPDTGERRLYVLDESSLASTKQMHEFLTRLHPNDRVLLVGDKRQHEAVEAGRPFAQLQQAGMKTVSLNQIVRQRDPELKKVVEQLAQGDVGGAIQRLEQQGRVHEFKGREERIEAIAKEYAKSPENTLVVSPDNRSRMEINQVIHAELQVRGVVSHDEHTVRTLVPRQELTGAARTWAENYEVGDVVRYSRTSKETGIGKGEYARVTDVDARSNRVTVETKDGIERSYDPRRQSGVSVYREEERAFSVGDRVQFTAPANELKIANRELAVVEHIEDGRMSLRMDDGRNVQIDAPKHPHLDHGYAVTSHSSQGQTADRVLVHVDTELAAKDLLNNRMAYVAVSRGAEDAQLFTNDRSKLWQALGRDVSQQSAHEPKVALSSELHQGIEQKQEPHHGFGLGL
- a CDS encoding DUF6908 domain-containing protein, with product MKTILELIRKAGGWHPGLYLKIDNPPYMELVIEAMDESGPCGLPAISVAHYGKQNGDAMRDPEMCFELGLAGGAHLNPFYWRNDRVGIEQWSRFIRDGNYYFHPQLHEQHESFAKLWDRNLAAQSFVEVFTDKCILG
- a CDS encoding dipeptidase, whose protein sequence is MNEQASWHDVHFTSLVIDGHVDTPQRFVDEGWSFSDPLNGGMLNLAAAGEGGLGAQFFAIWAEPTEWRGRFAHRTLELIDGLLRQIEKHSDTMALGTTAHDIELAYEHGKFCALMGIEGGHSIENSLALLRIYYDLGVRYMTLTWSNTNEWADSSGDLDDATVKHHGGLTEFGRDVVREMNKLGMMVDVSHVSDETFWDVLRTTRSPIIASHSSARALTNSLRNLTDEQLGAIATNNGIVMVNFYPNFIDDAWREAWAATSATREALYAEAEKLYRAQGAPVPYAAHLEVDRRFFREVFSQQQERPSVEILLDHFDHVIKVAGIDHVGIGSDFDGFALTPAGMETAAQLPEITRGLMERGYTVEQVRKVLGENLLRVMRAVEAESEREG
- a CDS encoding helix-turn-helix domain-containing protein; protein product: MEMFSTRQAAKMLGINASTLSRYVTAGKIPGPKSAQLGGMSMHLWTEREIERVRKLLPNIEDGRTTRHQKQARKSTKSTS
- a CDS encoding peptidylprolyl isomerase, translating into MATYAVFKTSMGTIKAKLFETEAPETVANFIGLAEGTKEWKSPSKKGDKLYDGTIFHRVIPQFMIQGGDPEGSGMGGPGYKFGDETKGSPHDFKKPGKLAMANAGPNTNGSQFFITVTDTSWLTGRHTIFGEVVEGYDIVEAISGVPRNPMDKPLKPVVLESVTIERD
- a CDS encoding ArdC family protein; translation: MKTIATIDSKKPNTKQELIAANIKLLIEQLEAGHSENLTNYLTAMSRFHNYSFGNVLEIARQMPTATRVAGFWTWKNLGRNVKAGQKGIRILAPIVGVRRKKDEEAQKDITKQNERVLLGFRNAYVFDVSQTEGVDLPEMREISGDPGENLERLAAFVKGKGIQLAYNPSIAPALGMSYGGRIAILPGQSKAEEFSTLVHETAHELLHKAERRTATTKTVRETEAEAVAFVVAKAVGLVTGSASADYIQLYHGNASLLAESLEVIQQTAAVILAALEPPLADEDDEPAIDAELAEVAA
- a CDS encoding peptidylprolyl isomerase, encoding MIRRVIFQLSLASAFAVGGVAAAQTQLPDAPSATVHELPPAVPNGPMVVFDTTMGRLTCQFFQKETPVTVENFIGLATGRKDWTDPVTGKKVSGKPFYDGVTFHRVIPGFMIQGGDRLGTGAGDAGFFIDNEVVPSLRFDRPGRLAMANAGPNTNGTQFFITEAAHPELNGSYTIFGQCDDHTVMLAATIARVERNAEDKPTTPVIINKVYIVPEGQTPPPVQPGPQNIIPEGATPQTHPPAQAHP